The Candidatus Binatus sp. DNA window CACTTGTGGCGTTGACGCTCGCTTTTTGGGCAGGGCGCATCCACAGGTCTTATTGGCTCAGCGATAACACTTGGCTTCCTGACCGAAAGATCGCCAAAGCTTTCACACTGCAACTTAATTATTTTGAAGCTATTTTCGAGGTTAATCAGGACCTTAGATCGCTGAATCTACGTAAAGGCAACCTCGTGTTTCTCGCACAATGGACCCTTCTTTCCGCGGTGATTGCGGTTACGGTCGCGCTCTTCGCCAGTCGATGAAGCAACGATTAGTTATCGCTCTTCTTAATTGGGTCGAGGTCCTTCGGAATCCCGCTGGGCGGCCAATTATGAGGAGCTGGCTGAGGCTGGGGCGGTTGTTCTTCGGACCGGCGATCCGGTTCCTTCCTTTCGATTGGCCGTTGTTTCTCATCGATCATATTTTTCGGTCTCCTGGTAGTCTTTTGTTCCTTCGATTTCGTTTGCGGCGTGGTCTGGAAGTAATACTAACGCTATCTGGGTCAACGCTCACAACGGCTTTGAGAGCTTCATGAAACGTCAGCGGATGGATACCGGCTTGGCTTTTGGCATAAAACCGCGCGATACGGCAAGTGGAGTTGGATTCTGGGCATGAGTGCCATGCCTAACATAATCCTCGCAAAGGTCGGGGACGTCAGCATCACGGCCGCCGTCGCCTCGACGTGCTGCACCGAGGAATGAAGCGGTGATGGACCCGGCAACCGAGCAGCGCATCGCGTCCGTGCCGACCTTGGACGACATCGCCCGCGATCCGGGATGCGCCGGCGGTTTGCCGCCCCGCACGCTGGCAGCGCTGCAGAGCCGGGCGGCCATTGTTCAAGCCGCGCTCGCGGCCGAGGCTCTGGCGGCGGCCACTGAGACGGCCCAGGTCCGAGCGAGCATGCCGGCGCCGGCGGCGGGACTCCTGACCGCGAAGCAAATGGCCGAGTATCTCAAGGTGCCCGAAAGCTGGGTTCGGTCCGAGGCTCGTGCCGATCGAATCCCAAAGAGGATGGTCGGACGATACGTGCGCTTTGACGCCTCTGAGGTTGAGCGTGCTCTCTCGCAGCGCAGGGTTGCATGTCGCTAGGGAGTCCGCTATCCGGCACGTGCCACGCATATGCGACCTATCAAGACGAAACCGGAACAACTACGGAGAATCAGACGAAAGCTCGGCTGGACCCTGCAAGAACTGGCGCACCAGGTGGGCCTAGCGCGCAATTCGGTCGCGCGATGGGAGAGGGGCGAGATGGCGATCAGCGAGCCAGCCACGCGGCTAATTCAGAGAATCGCGGATGACCGAAAGGTGAAACGGTGATCGATGCCTAACCCGCGAAAGCTCCCGAACGGCCGGTGGCAGGTGCGGTTCCCGGCTCCGGACCGCCATCGCGAGAGCTTTGATACGAAGAAGCTGGCAGACGCGGCCCTTACCAAGGCCAGGGACAATCGCAACGAGGGCATCTACATTGCGCCGAAGACCGTTCCGACCTTCAAGGAGGTCGCTGCGGACTGGTTGAAAGGGAAAGCTGGCTGCAAGCCGAGCACGTTGGATGCTTGGCGCGTGCACATCGATGTCCATCTTTTGCCGCTACACGGCCTGCGAGTGAATCAGATTACGATCGGCAAGGTCGAAACCGTCCGCGATGCTTTGCTCAAAGATGTCTCCGAGAAGGACGCAACCGAGGAGACGCCGGAGCGGAAAGGGCTTGCCGCACAGACCGTCAACAAAGTACTGACGACGGCCGCCGCAGTCCTCGATCGTGCAGTACGCCACAATTGGTGCATCAGGAATCCGGCCGCGTCGGTCGAACGCGCGCGGATCGCGCCGAATCAGGTGATCGAGGGCGAGCATCAATCCCGTGACGCGAATCGTCCCGTGCGCGAGGACGAAGTGCTTAACCTAGACGAGATCCGTCGTCTGCTCGACGCCGCGGAGGCTGGCTACTATCGCACGCTGTTCATGACTGCAGCGCTGACCGGCATGCGTTCGGGCGAGCTGCTCGGACTCAGATGGTCCGACGTTGGACTTCACGAAAATCGCATCCACGTTCGCCGTTCTCTGAGCTGGGCTCGGGTGCGAGATTCAGAGGGCCAGCCGCCGGAACTCTCGCAGCCGCGATTCTTTGAACCGAAGACCGCGACGAGCCGGCGCATCATTCCGTTGTCGGCGGAACTCACCAGCGCTCTGAAACGGTGGAAGCTCCAATGCCCGAAGGGCAAGGATGAACTGGTATTTCCTTCGCCGACTTCGCCGACCGGCGCGCCGGCGCATCGCAGCAACGTGCTCAAGCGCGGGCTCTACCCTGCCCTTACCCGCGCGAAGCTCCGGCGCGTCGATATGCATTCGCTGCGTCATTCCTTTGCCTCGATCCTGATTGCCGCCGGCACCCCGATCACCGAGGTTCAGGGACTCCTGGGCCATTCCAGCGCGCAAACGACGCTGAAGGTGTACTCCCACTGGTTCCGGACCCTCAAAACCAGCTCGATTGACACCCTGGCGAAGGCATTGCTCGAAACCAGTGGACACATGGTGGACACTTCGAGCGACGAGGCCGGCCGTATCGCCGTGAACGATGGAGAAAACGTTAGCGATTCTAAAGAGAATTTGGTGCCCCCTGAGGGATTCGAACCCACGGCCCCAGGATTAGGAATCCTGTGCTCTATCCATCTGAGCTAAGGGGGCACCCGGACAATTGAGAAAGTTACGCCGATGCGCGGCGCGGACCAAGCGGACTGCGCGGGGCGGCGCTCAGCGCGATGATTGCGCCAGTGTGCTCAGAAATCGTTGCTTCGCCCATCCTTCACGAAGCGGTGCGATGAAGAAAATCGCGGCGTTGCGCATCTCGAAGCGCCACGCGCCTGCGTCGCGCCGGTAGCGATCGATGTAGCGGCCGGCGCCGACGACTGCTTCGCCGGAGATCCGATCGATGGCGGTAAGCTCGAAATAGCAGTCGCCTGACGCGCGGTCGCCGTCGATCGAGACGCGATGATTGTGGACCGTGTGCGCCATGTCGCGCAGCGCAGCCGGCACCACGGCGGTGAAGAAATTTCGCAGCTCGGCGCGACCGCGCGAGACCGCCGGCGTCATCCCGCCGCCGGCGCCGCGAAAGTCGCAGCACGCGTCCTCCGTGAAGCAGCGTTCAACGAGTTCGTCGAAACGCCCGTCGTCCACCAGAAAGCAGTAAGTGGCCGCGAGTTCGCGAATCTGCTCGCGATCCTCGAGAATCCGCAGTCGTTGTTCGATGCTCGAGTCCGTGGTATCCAACGTTTTCCCCTCCCGTTTGGTCCGGATGGCGGCGGGCGGCCTTCGCTACAGCATCGAGGCCGCGATCAGGCCCAGGTAATTATTCTCGCCGTCCGCGATCGTGCACGCAGTGGCGTCGCGCAGGAACATCTCGGCCGCGTACTCGCGGGTCATTCCGTTACCGCCGTGGAGCTGCACCGCCATGGTCGCGACCTCGAACGCCGCGTCGGAGCAAAAGACCTTCGAGGTGATCGACTGATCGAGGCGGGCGGGCTCGCCGCGCGAAAGCCGGGTGAGGTTGTAAACGTAAACGTCGCGCGAGAGCGCGTGCGAGGCTCGAACCAATGATGCCATGCGGAACAGTCTGGCGCGCACCGATTGATGCTCGAAGATGGGCCGTCCGCCCTGGATGCGCGATTTGGTGTAGGCGAGCGCGCAATCGAAGGCGGCGCGCGCGATCCCGGTCGCCATTGCCCCGACCGCCGCGTTGAAGGCGGTGAGAGTGGCCTCGACATGGGCGGTATAGTTGGCGCCCTCGGCGATCATGTAGCGGCGCGGGATGCGGACCTCGTCGAAGAAAATCTCGCCTTGCGGCAAAGCGCGGAATGCATGCTTGTCGAGCGGACGCCCGCGCGATATTCCGGGAAGATTGAGCGGCACGAAGCATACGCCGCCGTTGTCCAGTGCGTCGCTCGAGCCGAGCTGCACGTTCACCACGGCCACGGTTGCGATAGGTGCGTTGGACACCCAGGCGGACTTCTGCCCGCTCAGGACCCACGAGTCTCCGTCGCGCCGTGCGATCAGGTTGCCGCGGCCTTTTACTTTGAGGTCGGGCCGCATCACGCCAAGCTGATCGGAGCCGTGATCCGGCTCCGTGATCGCCCAGCATCCGATAATCGAGGCGCCCGCCTGGCTGAAGTATGGCGCTGAGAACTCGGCGATTAACTCGCCATTGCCGGTCGCCAGCGCGGCCCCTGCGGGATAGGAGGCGAGAAAAATAACGCCGGCCAGCCCGACATTCCCCCACGACAATTCCTCGAGCACCATGTGCGCGGTTGCGGGCGACGCCTCAAGCCCGCCAAGCGCCGCGGGTGCGCTCAGTTTGGTAAAGCCCAGCTCACCCGCCTGGGCCAGAACCCTGTAAAGCGGCGAGCCCGGCGCGATCGCCGCCTCCGGCGTCATCCGGTCGATCGCAATGCCGGCGGGACGCAGTACCTCGGCGGCGAAACGGCGAGCGGTATCGCGGATTTGCAGCTGCTCGGCGGTCAGGCTCAGATCGTACTCGAAGGCTTCGTACACATGCGCGGCGGTTTCCATCTATGGATGCCCTCGTTGGTGCGCTCTCGTGCTTATCTGTCGGATGCGAATCGCAGCCTTTGCCAGAACGCCGCCCGCCGTCGCGCGCGCAGTCAACCGGAATTTGCGTTTTGAGTCTCCGATTCCCAGTCCGCTATAGACCCGACGGCTTCCCTGTGCAAGGTTCCAGGCCGGTTTCGTTCCACGGCCTTTGCCGGCGGCGCGCGAAGCGCGTAGTCTCGGACCAGACTTTTGTTTACTATCGCTTTTTGTCGAGAACAGAATAAACATGGGCCTGAACAATGAAATACACAACTAATTCCGCAGTGGCTATTTGTGTTGGTATTGCGATGGTGTGGTTGGCCGGCTGTGCGACGATGACTCATGGCACGGAAACCGCGACGACCAGCGAATCCAGCACTACGAATCCGGGTGTGTTGGCGCCGGCCACGAATTCAAGCACGACCACGACTACCGGGCATAACAACGCCGCCGCGCAGGGGACCTATACGCCTCCGGATAAGAACACGCCATACCGGTGGTCCGGTACAGGCGCTTACTACGTTCAGTGATGCCGTAGCCGATCCAGCAGGCTATTTTGCCCGGCGCCACGACGGACGCCGGTGTGCCCAAGCAAAAAACTGAATCATGGCAGAGTTGGTAAAACCCCATCCCGTCAACTGGACTGAGCGGCTCAAGAACTGGCGCGAGGCGCTGCTCACGATGAACCTGCCCGACGAGCGCATGGACGGCGTCTCGCGATGGCTCATCATCACCCGCGCAGGCGTCATCCCGATGACGCTGACCTCCGGACTTATCGGCGGTTTGCTCGCGATGCGCGCAACCAATCCGAACTGGTTATATTTCCTGGTGAGCCTGATCGGGCTGGGCGTCGCGCACGCATCCAACAATCTCATCAACGACTACTTCGATCTGACCGGCGGCATCGACACGTCGGAAGCGCCGCGGGCATTGTATGCGCCCCATCCCGTGCTCGCGGGCTGGGTTACCAGGGCAGAGCTCATACGCGCCATCGTCGTGCTCAACCTGATCGACGCGGCAATTATGGTTTTCCTCTTCGCGGTGCGCGGATGGGCGGTGGTCCTGTTCGCATTGGCGGGACTGTTCATCAGCGTGTTTTACGTTGCACCACCCGTGCGTCTAAAGCATCTCGGACTGGGCGAGCCCGGCGTGTTCATCGTATGGGGCCCGCTGATGGTCGGTGGCACGTATTTCGTCACGACCGGCGAAGTGCCCGCCTGGGTCTGGGTTGCGTCGCTTCCCTACGCGATCCTCGTGACGAGCGTACTGATAGGCAAACACATCGACAAACTTCCTTACGATTCCGGGAAGGGCGTGCACACGTTGCCGGTAATCCTCGGCGAGAAGGGGGCGATCCGGCTCAACCAGGCGCTGATGATTTCGTTTTACGTGGTTGTCGTAGCGATGGTCCTGACGGGTACGCTCGGGTTCGGCGCCCTGGTCGTGCTCGGCGGCCTGCCGGTGCTCTGGCGGACGCTCGAGGTCTATTCGAATCCCAAGCCGGCTTCGCCGCCGCCAGGATATCCGGTATGGCCGCTGTGGTATGTGTCGGCGGCCTTCGTGCATACACGGCGCGCCGGCGCGCTGTTCGTACTCGGGCTTTTCCTGAACTGGATCCTGGGCATGTAGTTCGCCGCCTGCACCGTCGCTATCGGGGGCATCACCTGGCGCAGAGACAAATCTTGCGCGAGCCGATGAGGCCGCAAAGGTGCCGGCTCAATATGCGGTGAGCGATGCAAACGTTCAAAATGGTTCCATTCGTGACGCATCGCCGGTGGCATCAACCGCGCATAATTACTAAGCTCCAGATCGTCGGCTACGCCTCCCCCAAGTAGCCGAAGGCACGCATGGCCATATGCCCTCATGGTGAAGCCTTGGCGTGCCTTTTTTTATCGATTTGCCTGATTTGGTTTGAGGCGAGGATCGTCGGCAGCCGGCGACGCGCCGCTGGTCTTGCGCTCAGCCTTCCACGATGCGGTGCGCCGCCCAAGTGCCGGTTTCGATCGCCGATTCGAGATACGGCATCCCCATGTAGTCGCCCGCCAACCACACCGTGGCGTCGCGCGGCCGTGTGCGGCGGTATTCGGCAAGCGCCCGTGCGCGCCCGACCGGCGATTTCGGCATCCCCTCGCGCCAGCGAACTACCCGCGTGAACTGCTGCGCGGCAAACGCGCCGGGGAACAGCCGCTCGACGTCGTCGGCAACCGCGCTCACCACCTGTTCATCGGGCCACTCCATCATTCGCTCGGCGTTATCCGGGGCAACGAACAGGTTGAGCATTTCGCCGCCCTTAAGCACCCGCTCAGGGTCCTTGGCTGATTCGATCGTGACGGAAACAATTTGCCGGCGCTCGCCGCGCGGTATCATCATCGCCCACACATTGCCGAGCCCCGGATCGTTCGACCAGTTGCGCTTGGTCGCCAGACCGACCTTGATCACCGAACCATAGGGGGTCGCCATGAGCTCGCGTTCGATCCTGTCTCCAGCGCGGTAAATTCCGGCCGCCGCCGAAGCCGTAGTTGCCAGCACCACCGCGTCGGCGTGAACCGTCTCTCCTGACAGTCGCACCGTCACGCCGTTGGGCGAGGCTTCGACCGCCTGGACGGGAGCCTCGAGTTTGACGTCGACCCGCGCCGCCATCGCGCGCAGCAGCGAGTCGTTGCCCCGCGCGAGCGTCATGTCTTTGCTCCGGCCGTTGGCGGTTACCGCCAGCACTGCCAGCGCGCATGCGCGCGAGGTTTCCTCGATCCGCTGCATCACGCCGCCCGCGAGTACCGGCTCGAGCAGGAACTCCGCCCCGCGCCCCAGGCGCGGCGCGCTCCAACTCGCGGCATCCTGGTCGTCGTACTTTGCCCATGCCGAGTAGTTATCGAGCGCCGGCCATCGCAAGCTGGTGGTATGCCAGGTGAATCGGACGAGGTCCCGCACGCTTAGCAGTCCGCTCCTCACCGCATACACGGCAAACCGCATTCCAGCCGGCATCCGATGCGGCCGCCCATCTTTGAACACCGCTATCCACGGACTGGTCGTTCTCAGCTCGGCCTGGAGTCCCATCTCCTTGATGAGCCCCAAGGCGTTGCGATAGGTGGTCGTGAAAAATTGTGTCCAGCGCTCGTACAGGTAGCCGTCGTGGGTCTCTGAACTCGTGCGGCCGCCGACGCGATCGCTCGATTCGAATACTGTGACCTCGGCGCCCGCCTGGCGCAGGCGCAGCGCGGCGCTGAGTCCCGCGATACCCGCTCCCACCACCACTACGCGCCGATTAGCCATTTTGCCCATTGGCTTCCCTCGCGTTGGCGCGCGCCGCGGCCGCGGCTAACGCTCCAGCGTCACCTGCCGGTCGAGCAGCCTCGAGAGCAGGTCCGTCCTCCTCTCGCATGTCCACAATTCGAGGTCGGCCTTCTCGTTGTTGGAATCGACTGCGATGATGAGCCTACCGGGAGAGTAGCGAACTTCGATATTCTTGACCACACTGAAATGGCTTCGGTCCAGCGCGTCGGCGACGCGCAAGATGGCGGCGAGACCGCGGACCACACGCCGTTTCGAGGGCGCCAGGCCGTCCATTTCGGGCGAGTCCAGCTTCGGCGCCTGCTTGCGGTGGCCGCGCGCCGCCTGCGCGATCACCTCGACTTCGCCCGGATCGAAACCGAACAGCTCCGCGTTCTTGATTAGATAGTACGAGTGGCGATTGTGGCGGTCGTGATCGATCGCGTGGCCGATGTCGTGGAGCAACGCCGCGTATTCCAGCAACTCGCGCGAGCTCTTGGGCAGCGCGAGCACCGGCGCGGTCGCATCGAACAGCTTCAGCGCCAGCTTCGCGACCTGATGTCCGTGCTTGTTCACGCCGGCGAAGCGGGTCGCAAGCGCATTTACCGAGAGCCGGCGCGCGTGCTCGCCGCCGCCGCGAATGGTCGCGCTCGCCAGGCTCAGAAGCAGGCCCTCGCGCAGCGCCCACGTGCATGCGACCAGCACCGGCGCCGCCGAGCGCTTGAGCACAAAGTCCACCAGCGCGCCCGCGGCCGGCATCAGGTCAACCCGCTTCGCGTCGATGCCAGGCAGCTCCGAGCGCAGCGCCGAATTTGCCGAGACCAGCTGGCCCGCGAGCTTGCTTACCTCCGCGGCCGTCGCACTCGCGCCGTGCATCCGCTCCAGTTCGTCGCCGCGCGCGGCGCGCGCCATCGCGACCAGGGTGTTGATAGTGCCCGAGGTTCCGATTGCGCGCACCACGCCCGCCTTGCGCGCCGTCTTCAGCAGCGCGCCGATCTCGTCGTTGAGATGGCGTTCGAGCCGCTTGAGCTGCGCGCGGCTGGGCGGGTCGTCGGTAAGGTAGCGCTCGGCCAGACGCGCCGCGCCCAGCTTCACGCTCTTCATCCACAGCGGCCGGCCGTCGCGAACCAGCACCAGCTCGACGCTGCCGCCGCCGACGTCGATCAACAAATGCGGTCCGCCGTCGAGTCCGAGCGCGTGGCGCGCGGCCAGAAAGATCAGCCGCGCCTCCTCGGTGCCGGAAATGATCTGCACGTTGAGACCGGTCTCGCGCCGGATGCGCCGGATGAAGGAGGCGCGGTTTTTCGACTCGCGCACCGCGCTGGTCGCCACCGCGCGCACCTTGGCCACCTTGCGCAGGCGCAGGATGCGATTGAAGTTGACCAGCGCCCGCACCGCCAGATCCATCGCCTCGGGCATCAGATGTCCGGTCATGAATGCGCGCCGGCCCAGCCGCACCGTCTCCTTGACCCGATCGACCACCTCGACGTGGCCATCGCGGCCGACATCGGCGACGATCATGTGCACCGAATTGGATCCGACATCGATCGCGCCAAGCCGCATGATCAGAAGCTAACCCCTCATGCGCGCGATGTCACCCACGCACGGCAGGGGTGACCAGGGGTGACCCCTGCACCCAGTATTAAGGCCGCCCGCCGTTGGCGGGCGCGGCCCCTGCCAACGGCTTAATACTGCGCTGCCGTCGCCACGGCCAGGGGAATCACCGACCACGACTACATCCGGGTGTTCAACGATTACGGCGATTCCGTGGTGAGAGCCAAGCTGACCGAGTGCGTACGCCCCGACCAACTGGTCATCTACCACGCCTGGGAGCCGTATCAGTATCCGAACTGGATGCCCTACGACGGAATTCTGCCCGGGCCCGTCAAGGGCCTGCACTTCGCCGGCGGCTACCGCCACTATCAGTACATGCTGTGGAACTGGTCGCCCGCTCAGGAGGATCGCCACACCAGCATCGACATCGAAAAGGCCGCCTTCCAGGGTTGACGCCATAGTGATAAACGGCAGTAAGGTACTTTGATGCCCTTGGCGCTTACATCGGCTGCCTTCGACAACGGAAAGGAGATTCCCGCCGTCCATACCTGCGATGGCAAAGACGTCTCGCCCGCCATTGCGTGGTCGGGCGCGCCAAGCGCTGCGCGCAGCCTTGCGCTGATTATGGACGACCCTGACGCGCCCGATCCCGCCGCGCCGCAGATGGTGTGGGTCCACTGGGTGCTGTACAACCTCCCGCCCTCGGCCGCAGGGCTGCCGCAGGCCGTCAAGCCCGAGCACTTGCCGGCGGGGACCTGCGAGGGGCGCAATGATTGGGGAAGGACCGGATATGGCGGCCCCTGCCCTCCGATCGGACGCCATCGATACTTCTTCAAGCTCTACGCATTGGATAGCCTCATGCCGGATCTTAAGCGGCCCACCAAAGCGCAACTGGAAGCGGCGATGCAAGGACACATCGTCGAGCAGGCAACGCTGATGGGAACCTGCCAGCGCAGCCACCGCTAGCACGGCGCGGCGGCACATCAGGCAGGTCAAGGGGCCAGCCCCTTGACCCAAGACAGGATTTTTCCGTCCGCGCTCTTTGGGGTTATCATCCCCGCGTGTGGCTGCCGGGCGAAGAATCCCGCTTTTTTCCCCGTCCCGCCCGCAGTACCCACTCCCGGTGCGGACAAGAAACGGATAAGCTTTTTTTCCCATGGCGGGGAACCTTCTTTTTTACGGCGACAATCTGAGCGTCCTGCGCGAGAACCTCGCGAGCGAATCGATCGACCTCGTCTATCTCGATCCGCCGTTCAACTCAGAACGCGATTACAACGTGCTCTTCAAGGAGCACGGCACCGAGTCCGAAGCGCAAATTCGCGCCTTCGAGGACTACTGGCATTGGGACATCACGGCGGAGAAGACCTACGCCGAATTGACCAACACCGACGCCGAAAAACGCGGTGTCCCTGGGCGGCTGGTTACGCTGATGGAGTCGATGCGCCAGTTTTTGGGCCAGAGCGACATGATGGCGTACCTGGTGATGATGGCGATCCGGCTGGCGGAACTCAGGCGGGTGCTGAAGCCGACGGGATCGCTGTACCTGCATTGCGACCCAACCGCGAGCCACTATTTGAAGCTCATTTTGGACTCGGTGTTTGGCCCGACCATTTTCAAAAACGAAATTGTCTGGAAGCGGAGCAGCGCGCACAGCGACACGAAGCAAGGCCGCCGGCAGTACGGCCGGATTCACGATTTGCTGTTGTTCTACACGAAGAGCGGTGAATGGACGTGGAACCCACAGTACACGCCTTACGATCCCGAATACGTTGAGGGCTTCTACAAGTTTGTAGAGCCGGAGACTGGCCGACGATACCGACTGGGCGATCTAACCGGGCCAGGTGGAGCGGCAAAGGGTAACCCTCGCTATGAAGTTATGGGAGTAACTCGATACTGGCGCTACAGCAAAGAAAAAATGCAGGAGCTGATTCAACAGGGCCGTGTCATTCAAACAGGTCCCGGTGTGGTACCAGCCTACAAACGATACCTCGATGAGATGCCCGGCGTGCCGCTTCAAGATGTCTGGACTGACCTGAATCCAGTCGCTGCGCAAGCAGCTGAGCGGCTTGGCTATCCGACGCAAAAGCCCGTTGCGCTGCTCGAACGCATGATCAATGCTTCGTCAAACGAGGGCGACGTCGTCCTCGATCCCTTCTGCGGATGCGGCACCGCGCTGCACGCCGCGCAACGGCTGAATCGGCGCTGGATTGGGATCGACATCACGCACCTTGCGATTGGCCTCATCCGCAATCGTCTCGACACCGCCTTCCCCGGAATTGAGTACCAAGTTCACGGCGTGCCCGCTGACGCCGAGGGGGCGCGCGTACTGGCCGGAACTGATCCTTACGACTTTCAATGGTGGGCGCTGCCATTGATTGGCGCGCGTCCGATCGCCAACGGGGAACCGGACCAGAAAAAGGGAAAGAAGGGGATGGACCGCGGTGTGGACGGGGTGATCAGGTTCATCGACAATCCCGCCGCACAGCGCAGCAATCGGATTGTCGTATCGGTAAAGGCGGGGAAGAACCTCAGCCCGTGGATGGTTCGCGACTTGCGCGGCACCGTCGAGCGCGAAAACGCGCCCATCGGCGTGCTGCTCTCGATGTACGAGCCTAGCGCCGAGATGCGTTCGGAGGCCGCGAAGGCGGGCCTTTGGCATTCGGATTCATGGGGCCGTGACTACCCGAGGATTCAGTTGATCACGATCGAGGAAGCATTCAAGGGCAAGCGCGTCGATTATCCGGGGCGCGACGTGACGTTGCAGGCGGCGCCCACGGAGGAGAGGGTCTCCGAGACGCTGCCACTGGCCGGAATGAAGCCGCGAACGAGGAAGAAGCGGTAAAGTAGCCTTTTCGCCAATTTGTCAGGGAATTTTATCCGGAACTTGATCGTGAGTGCGCCGTTTTCAAAAAGACACGGATATACGCGCCAAAAGATTATCGCGCGTGAATCGGCTCCCAAGCAATTGCGATCAGACGTTCTCTTTGCCATCCACGTACTGTGCGGTTATTCCTACGAACGCGATCTATCGAAACTGTGCGACCGGCTTGAGCCTATTCTAAAGCGAAGCTCATCCAGCTTGATTTTTGGTAAATTTGATAAGGAGGTTATGGAGTGTCAGTGGTTCAGATTTTACGACTGCGTAGAGACCACTTCCCAGTTTCTTACGGACCGACAATCCGTTGAAGGCTTTGCGCAGCGGGCCAAACAATTTGAAGAACAAGTCAACAACGCTCTTGAGGAGAATGGGGTTGGCTGGAAATTGGTTGAGGGGCAACTCCAGATCCGCGGCGACGAAGGCTTCGAAAAATCATTTCAATCTGCACTCGATAATCTGGAAGCGCGGGGTTTGTCAGTTGCGCATTCTGAAATGCGCGAGGCGCTGAACGATCTGTCGCGTCGGCCGACAGCCGATGCGACAGGCGCAATACAGCACGCCATGGCGTCGTTGGAGTCCGCCGCCCGCGAGCGGGCCGGGAACCGAAGGGCTACGCTGGGAAAATTGATTCCAAAGCTCGGTCTGCGGGTGCCACTGAATATAGCTGTAGACAAACTCTGGGGCTATGCATCCGATTCCGCGCGGCATGGGAAGGAAGGGAAGACGCCGAGCAGGCGTGAGGCCACACTTGTAGTAGGAACGTGCGCCGCGGTGGCGGCGTTTCTCTCGGACGTGGACGAATGATCTGGCTCGCTCAGGAGCGGATTTAGGGATTCCTCGCGCGGCAGCCACGCGCGGGAAGGACAGCAAAAAAAGGCGGCCTCAAACATCCTGTGAAAGGTGCGCCGGTTGGCTCCTGCTACCGAACGAACGCATACTCTTGCGTATGTTTTCAAATC harbors:
- a CDS encoding helix-turn-helix domain-containing protein, encoding MDPATEQRIASVPTLDDIARDPGCAGGLPPRTLAALQSRAAIVQAALAAEALAAATETAQVRASMPAPAAGLLTAKQMAEYLKVPESWVRSEARADRIPKRMVGRYVRFDASEVERALSQRRVACR
- a CDS encoding helix-turn-helix domain-containing protein; protein product: MRPIKTKPEQLRRIRRKLGWTLQELAHQVGLARNSVARWERGEMAISEPATRLIQRIADDRKVKR
- a CDS encoding nuclear transport factor 2 family protein, giving the protein MDTTDSSIEQRLRILEDREQIRELAATYCFLVDDGRFDELVERCFTEDACCDFRGAGGGMTPAVSRGRAELRNFFTAVVPAALRDMAHTVHNHRVSIDGDRASGDCYFELTAIDRISGEAVVGAGRYIDRYRRDAGAWRFEMRNAAIFFIAPLREGWAKQRFLSTLAQSSR
- a CDS encoding acyl-CoA dehydrogenase family protein: METAAHVYEAFEYDLSLTAEQLQIRDTARRFAAEVLRPAGIAIDRMTPEAAIAPGSPLYRVLAQAGELGFTKLSAPAALGGLEASPATAHMVLEELSWGNVGLAGVIFLASYPAGAALATGNGELIAEFSAPYFSQAGASIIGCWAITEPDHGSDQLGVMRPDLKVKGRGNLIARRDGDSWVLSGQKSAWVSNAPIATVAVVNVQLGSSDALDNGGVCFVPLNLPGISRGRPLDKHAFRALPQGEIFFDEVRIPRRYMIAEGANYTAHVEATLTAFNAAVGAMATGIARAAFDCALAYTKSRIQGGRPIFEHQSVRARLFRMASLVRASHALSRDVYVYNLTRLSRGEPARLDQSITSKVFCSDAAFEVATMAVQLHGGNGMTREYAAEMFLRDATACTIADGENNYLGLIAASML
- a CDS encoding prenyltransferase; protein product: MAELVKPHPVNWTERLKNWREALLTMNLPDERMDGVSRWLIITRAGVIPMTLTSGLIGGLLAMRATNPNWLYFLVSLIGLGVAHASNNLINDYFDLTGGIDTSEAPRALYAPHPVLAGWVTRAELIRAIVVLNLIDAAIMVFLFAVRGWAVVLFALAGLFISVFYVAPPVRLKHLGLGEPGVFIVWGPLMVGGTYFVTTGEVPAWVWVASLPYAILVTSVLIGKHIDKLPYDSGKGVHTLPVILGEKGAIRLNQALMISFYVVVVAMVLTGTLGFGALVVLGGLPVLWRTLEVYSNPKPASPPPGYPVWPLWYVSAAFVHTRRAGALFVLGLFLNWILGM
- a CDS encoding Ppx/GppA phosphatase family protein, with the translated sequence MRLGAIDVGSNSVHMIVADVGRDGHVEVVDRVKETVRLGRRAFMTGHLMPEAMDLAVRALVNFNRILRLRKVAKVRAVATSAVRESKNRASFIRRIRRETGLNVQIISGTEEARLIFLAARHALGLDGGPHLLIDVGGGSVELVLVRDGRPLWMKSVKLGAARLAERYLTDDPPSRAQLKRLERHLNDEIGALLKTARKAGVVRAIGTSGTINTLVAMARAARGDELERMHGASATAAEVSKLAGQLVSANSALRSELPGIDAKRVDLMPAAGALVDFVLKRSAAPVLVACTWALREGLLLSLASATIRGGGEHARRLSVNALATRFAGVNKHGHQVAKLALKLFDATAPVLALPKSSRELLEYAALLHDIGHAIDHDRHNRHSYYLIKNAELFGFDPGEVEVIAQAARGHRKQAPKLDSPEMDGLAPSKRRVVRGLAAILRVADALDRSHFSVVKNIEVRYSPGRLIIAVDSNNEKADLELWTCERRTDLLSRLLDRQVTLER
- a CDS encoding YbhB/YbcL family Raf kinase inhibitor-like protein, producing MPLALTSAAFDNGKEIPAVHTCDGKDVSPAIAWSGAPSAARSLALIMDDPDAPDPAAPQMVWVHWVLYNLPPSAAGLPQAVKPEHLPAGTCEGRNDWGRTGYGGPCPPIGRHRYFFKLYALDSLMPDLKRPTKAQLEAAMQGHIVEQATLMGTCQRSHR
- a CDS encoding DNA methyltransferase, which codes for MAGNLLFYGDNLSVLRENLASESIDLVYLDPPFNSERDYNVLFKEHGTESEAQIRAFEDYWHWDITAEKTYAELTNTDAEKRGVPGRLVTLMESMRQFLGQSDMMAYLVMMAIRLAELRRVLKPTGSLYLHCDPTASHYLKLILDSVFGPTIFKNEIVWKRSSAHSDTKQGRRQYGRIHDLLLFYTKSGEWTWNPQYTPYDPEYVEGFYKFVEPETGRRYRLGDLTGPGGAAKGNPRYEVMGVTRYWRYSKEKMQELIQQGRVIQTGPGVVPAYKRYLDEMPGVPLQDVWTDLNPVAAQAAERLGYPTQKPVALLERMINASSNEGDVVLDPFCGCGTALHAAQRLNRRWIGIDITHLAIGLIRNRLDTAFPGIEYQVHGVPADAEGARVLAGTDPYDFQWWALPLIGARPIANGEPDQKKGKKGMDRGVDGVIRFIDNPAAQRSNRIVVSVKAGKNLSPWMVRDLRGTVERENAPIGVLLSMYEPSAEMRSEAAKAGLWHSDSWGRDYPRIQLITIEEAFKGKRVDYPGRDVTLQAAPTEERVSETLPLAGMKPRTRKKR